Genomic segment of Microtus ochrogaster isolate Prairie Vole_2 linkage group LG5, MicOch1.0, whole genome shotgun sequence:
ATTCTCAGGACCCGCAGACCTCTAGAGGGCACGCAGTTGGGTCGCCCTGGACATGCAGGAGCCTTCCAGCCCGCCCTGCTCTCCCCAGGATGCTCAGCTCAAGGCCCCACGACCGCGTGCAGGGCTGGGGTGGACGCGTGGCCTCACGGCCACAGTCCCAAAGGACACTCACTGACTCGCAGCAGGGCCACGTAGATGAGGAAGTTCCGAATGGAGGAGATCACATCCTCGCGCATCTTCCGCTTCATCTCCTCAGGGTCCAGCTTCGGAGCGAGACCC
This window contains:
- the Tomm5 gene encoding mitochondrial import receptor subunit TOM5 homolog, whose translation is MFRIEGLAPKLDPEEMKRKMREDVISSIRNFLIYVALLRVTPYILKKLDSI